In one Brienomyrus brachyistius isolate T26 chromosome 5, BBRACH_0.4, whole genome shotgun sequence genomic region, the following are encoded:
- the LOC125742278 gene encoding NFIL3 like protein-like: MEPSAAVLVSPLPSRTAGLEAGSSDGALSFTDEAVSILTSNSLLARSLLGRSSALKRKESPSGSSNSGNRRRREFIPDEKKDEGYWDKRKKNNEAAKRSREKRRVNDMVLESRVMALLEENARLRAELLALKFRFGLVKDPSDVPLLPLAPPACAQAPSTTRYFVPRSEGAQPSPPAPPQPAPPHGCLYSGRGVRDNSSLSEDSGFSTPGGSSVGSPVFFDDRMSEHGKMSPHGGEEPGFEPHPCPMGMAGEGLASGSPAGLYSGDLSRDTVTRLDSAETMKSLPHKLRFKVAGGGDGSDVGGAPPEPRRSPMQLTMMREPMRSPTFFAGPEDPAVWQQHLREEGRGGRSSQEQQYGPQPTGYGVVTHRGQTDSQYHMENRTLRCQLSSLSEEVAQLKRLFSQQLLSKAK, translated from the coding sequence ATGGAGCCAAGCGCTGCTGTATTGGTGTCTCCCTTGCCCTCGCGCACGGCGGGTCTGGAGGCTGGATCCTCAGATGGAGCTTTGTCCTTCACGGATGAGGCGGTGTCCATCCTCACATCCAACAGCCTGCTAGCCCGATCGCTGCTGGGGCGCTCATCAGCATTGAAGCGTAAGGAAAGCCCCAGTGGCAGCAGTAACAGCGGCAACCGCCGTAGGCGTGAGTTCATCCCCGATGAAAAGAAGGATGAAGGCTACTGGGACAAGCGCAAGAAGAACAATGAGGCGGCCAAGCGCTCACGGGAGAAGAGGCGCGTCAATGACATGGTGCTGGAGAGCCGCGTGATGGCGTTACTTGAGGAGAACGCCAGGCTgcgggcagagctgctggccctcaaGTTCCGCTTCGGATTAGTCAAAGACCCTTCGGACGTGCCCCTGCTGCCCCTGGCCCCCCCTGcctgtgcccaggcaccctccaCCACTCGCTACTTTGTCCCCCGTAGTGAgggagcccagcccagccccccAGCGCCCCCCCAGCCTGCACCTCCTCACGGCTGCCTGTACAGCGGACGGGGAGTCCGCGACAACAGCAGCCTGTCTGAAGATTCCGGCTTCTCCACGCCCGGTGGCTCCAGCGTGGGCAGCCCCGTGTTCTTCGATGACCGGATGAGCGAACACGGCAAGATGTCGCCGCACGGCGGGGAGGAGCCGGGCTTCGAGCCTCACCCCTGCCCCATGGGGATGGCCGGCGAGGGACTCGCCAGTGGTAGCCCAGCGGGTCTCTACTCTGGAGATCTGTCGCGCGACACGGTGACCAGGCTGGACTCCGCGGAGACGATGAAGAGCTTGCCACACAAACTGCGTTTCAAGGTGGCGGGCGGTGGGGATGGTAGCGACGTGGGCGGGGCACCGCCGGAGCCCAGACGCAGCCCCATGCAGTTGACCATGATGCGAGAGCCAATGAGGAGTCCCACCTTCTTTGCGGGCCCCGAGGATCCCGCCGTGTGGCAGCAGCACCTGAGGGAGGAGGGACGCGGGGGGCGGTCCTCCCAGGAGCAGCAATATGGCCCCCAGCCGACTGGGTACGGCGTAGTGACCCACAGGGGCCAGACGGACTCGCAGTACCACATGGAGAACCGCACCCTTCGCTGCCAGCTCAGCTCCCTCAGCGAGGAAGTGGCCCAGCTCAAGAGACTGTTCTCCCAGCAGCTGCTCTCCAAGGCCAAATAA